GTGAAGCGTGTTGTTGATCTGTGCGCTGCTCCCGGAAGCTGGAGTCAGGTATTCCCTGTGCCCATTTGCCCCCACATATAGCTATGTTTGTTGGTTTGGTAGTTCTTGCTGATATCTCTATTCACAATTGCAGGTTTTGAGTCGGAACCTGTATGTTCCAGCAAAACAATCTCCTGATTGCAAGTAAGTACTAGTTTCAGCGCGGCACTGTCTGTTCCAGCAGGGTTATGTTCTTAGCATCTGATTATTTTGCCTCGTTGTTTATGGGGGATTATACTAGAGAAGGTGACCTTCCTCTTATTGTTGCCATTGATTTGCAACCAATGGCTCCGATAGAAGGCGTTATACAAGTTCAAGGGGACATCACTAATGCTCGAACAGCAGAAGTGGTACTTTTCTCATATGGATTTGGCTTGCTGTATTTTCTCCCATGGTTTGTCTTGCTGCAACTGATATAATTTTGTTACTAGGTTATTAGGCATTTTGATGGATGCAAAGCAGATTTGGTTGTCTGCGATGGTGCTCCTGATGGTAAGATAGTGATGTCCCTTACTTGCATCCCATTTATTTATGGCATTAGACTACATGTATGTTTCATGCTTATTATGTGCTTTGGGTTATTACAGTTACCGGCCTTCATGATATGGACGAGTTTGTTCAGTCCCAGCTTATACTGGCGGTTAGTTCAATTCATTGCCTTTGTATATTCAATTAAGATCAGAGTTCTTTTTCAGCAACTATTTGCAATGTACACAAGATACTGTCTCAATTAAACCTGTTTTAACTTTTGTATGATGGTTTTCCTGTTGTTTATGTTGAGGTTTGACTTTCTTTAACTGACCTCTAGAGAATCTGTTGCTTATTTCTTTTTGTGCTTGTTTTGGTTATATTTtgccttattttatttttagttgGTTGGGTAGCTTATATATCTGGCTGATGTACTCTTTTGTGTTGTGTTTAGGCATTGACAATTGTGACTCACGTACTTAAAGTTGGTGGGAAATTTGTTGCGAAGATTTTCCGTGGAAAAGATACAAGTCTGTTGTATTGCCAGGTGATCATAGCTTCTGTTTTAGCTTTCTACTTCTGTTTCTGAATCTTGACTGACAAAGATATATGCATCATCAGCGTCTGTGTTCCTTATCTGTCGTGTTCATGTATTATCGTTGCATTGTTCCGCAACTTTCGATCTCTGAAGCAGTATAGCAATCAGGATGTACTTAATTGATGACCATAGGCTATTCAGGTTATATTATCGGACTATTCCTGCCAGTGCTTGCCTCTTATTGGTACTGTTGCAGTGCTGTTAGTAATACTTGAAGGCCTGAAGAATAAGAATGGCATTTAGTTTATGGGCTGAGTTAGGTACATAGATGCATGCTTGAGGTGATATTGTGAAAAATGTTGTATTTCTTACTCTCAGTGCTTTATGCAGCTGAAACTATTCTTCTCACAAGTTACCTTTGCAAAGCCCAAAAGTAGCCGGAACTCAAGCATCGGTAAGTCTGTCTCTTTAAAGGGGAATTTCAATTGATACATCTGCTTACTACGTATTTTTCGTAAATTCTTCAGTCAAGTCTACACTATGGTTTTATATAAAGTTAACTGCATGCCAAATGAGTCATTCATAGTAAACAGATGTTTCACTTACTTTTTATCTTCGTGATTCTTATTTCCTGGTTCCTGGAAAATGTTTGAGAGTTTCCATAATCACCTTTCCACATATCAAACAGAGGCGTTTGCAGTTTGTGAGAATTATTCGCCTCCCGAAGGATTTAAGGAAAAAGATTTATATCACCTGCTAGAGAAAGTGGGGACTCCTTCTGGGGCTGATGATTTAGGTAATGGCACAAAACTCAAAATGCCATTTGTGAAATGCCAACCCAACACATGATACAGGATGCCTCATTCAATTTTGTCATGTGCAGACTGCAGAAGTGGATGGTTAGAGGGACCAAACAAGGTCTACATCCCATTTCTGGCTTGCGGTGACCTCAGTGGTTACGATTCGGATCGTTCTTACCCACTAACAAGCACAGAGGGAGGATCCTACCAGAGCTTGGATCCAGTCCAGCCTCCAATTGCTCCACCTTACAAAACCGCACTGGAGATGAAAAAGGTCGCCAGCCATGGCATTGGAGCAGATATCAGCAAATTATCCCTCGACTCCTGAACTACACTCTGGATCGCTGTTTGTGTTCTTGTAACTGCCAACCCTGTGGAATTTGCAAATTGTATGGCATTGTTGTTCCACAGATTACACAAGAGATGAACTGAAACTTCAGCTTCATGTGGTTGTTATATCAACCAAAAATGTACTACCtgttatttttatttagaaaaGGCACGAATTCTTTTTCTGGATGCCAGATGTCTGAACTTCTATGAATGCATGGATGACTAGAATACCAATATTATGGATGCACATCGTGCCTGACCTTGTTTAGTTCTGCTTCAATATTTTTGTATTATTCTGCATCTTGTGGAATCTGCATAATGCTTACAAATTACAACATGTATGCGACTTCACAGTCGCGGCATGTGGATTCGGCGTCGCTGTCAAGTGTCAACTACAGGCACCCAGATCATAGATTCGTATTGTACTTGATGTCTTTGATTAATCTGCTTAGCACGGAAACGAGTAGATTTGTATTGTACTACTACTTGATTATAAGCGTGTTACACGTCTGAATTACGGAGGAAAGCATCCAGAGCAGAGAGAAGACTGAATAACAACAGATTATCCCTGACTGATGGTGTCCATGTAATTCAAACTGCCTTACTATTCAATGTGGGCTTGCATGTGACCATGTGAGAACTGAGGATGGTCTCCTGAATCTGTCCCTTGCATTAGGCCGTTGCAAGCAGTCTCGAGTTTGAAGCTACCACCTTTTTTTGGCCATACTACTTCGCAGTATTTCCACCTTAATATATattgccgtgtttagttccaaaataattcttcaaacttccaacttttccatcacatcaaaactttactacatacataaactttcaacttttccgtcaaatcgtttcaatttcaaccaaacttccaattttggtgtgaactaaacacaatctATAAGTTGAACTCAACATTTATGAATTACGAAAAGGCTCATCTTAGAGTGCAGTAATTTTATCGGACTTTGTTCAATTCTCGCATAATCTCTTCGAAATTCATCCAATCCGAAAAGGATGCCATTAagtggagaaaagaaaagccagAGCGTGTCAACGTCGGTGGCAGAATTTTGCAGCCAAGTGATCATCAAAGTACTGAACTGAATTGATTGCAGCGTGTCATCAGAAACTATAGGACGTGAACAGTTTTTTCAGTCACTAATAGTAATAACACTACGGAAAAGGAAGGTACTACTAATTCTCATTTCCTTCTAGAACTAGACATCCTTCCATCTAACACAAAATGAAGCATGGATCACATATAATTTATTaagtcttatttttttaaaaaaaatgtaaagaaACAGTcttgtttagaaaaaaaatattttatagaatttatttttaaaaatgatgTATCGTTATTAGTTTGAAAAACAAGCGTGTAAAAAAAcgagaaaacaaaaataaagatGGAAATCGTGTgcgtaaaaagaaaaaagaggaatTAAAAATGGAGCAAAGAGCTCACACTAGACTTGCCAACCAGAGTGACGGCGAATAAAGCACTTGGAGCCGTGGAGTTCACCGCCGCATCCGCatctcccaccgccgccgccgccgcctccatcgccgccgccgacagcgcCACCAGCTTCGCGAGAagcttctcctcttctcttctgcCGTGCTCTGCGGGGCTTTGAAAGGAAACCCCAGAAGCTGGCGAGATCCCACTCCCATCCACCACGGCCCCAGCTCATGACGTGTTGAGAGGGAAGCGTATTGACTCCGAGCAGAGGAGAGCAGAGCGCGCGCGTGGGCGTGGCcatcctccgcctccgcttccGCCATTGGAGCTGTGATTTGCTGGTGCTGGGGATGATGcccaagctgctgctgctgcaggcggcggcggcggtggcggacagGAGGTGGTACggctccggcggccgccgcgggtaCCTCCCCCTCCGCCACCCACCACACGTCGCCCCCGGCAGATTCACCGCCTgcctgctcgccgtcgccgccgtcaccaccacctTCGCCCTCGCCCTCACCCTCCACCGCCCcgacctctcctccgccgccgcctacgccgccTCGCCAcggtgagcgcacgctccccctTGCTCCCTC
The Oryza sativa Japonica Group chromosome 6, ASM3414082v1 DNA segment above includes these coding regions:
- the LOC4342000 gene encoding putative tRNA (cytidine(32)/guanosine(34)-2'-O)-methyltransferase: MGKASKDKRDIYYRKAKEEGWRARSAFKLLQIDQEFNIFHGVKRVVDLCAAPGSWSQVLSRNLYVPAKQSPDCKEGDLPLIVAIDLQPMAPIEGVIQVQGDITNARTAEVVIRHFDGCKADLVVCDGAPDVTGLHDMDEFVQSQLILAALTIVTHVLKVGGKFVAKIFRGKDTSLLYCQLKLFFSQVTFAKPKSSRNSSIEAFAVCENYSPPEGFKEKDLYHLLEKVGTPSGADDLDCRSGWLEGPNKVYIPFLACGDLSGYDSDRSYPLTSTEGGSYQSLDPVQPPIAPPYKTALEMKKVASHGIGADISKLSLDS